The following are encoded together in the Gordonia insulae genome:
- a CDS encoding FUSC family protein, with product MTDPDVTDASPPPVLVWRWLPAAAALVAAIPAVLITALVDVESGAALALGMIPALAIGIPRPRRRRVIILAASAILGVPITLGAAVSPWPALALATLLILPVLATWGAQRLDRPRLSTLLIVLAPPMVGIGLSLDGLSAGLRLTGLFIVGAIITFIVAVAIPESRLPGSDGNAGSPPPRLPGVAYGLTLGVVGVITAGIGFAFDLDHVGWACAAALLVMRPDAALQQWRTIGRFVSVLVGAAAAALLVESAPDSWVFAVAVGVVLAAAGGTRGSRWYILPAFTTFLVILMLTADDVASAPGRFAERTGETALGLVVAAVIGFGAPAVSRRFTRNR from the coding sequence GTGACCGACCCCGATGTGACCGATGCATCGCCGCCGCCCGTACTGGTGTGGCGGTGGTTGCCGGCCGCCGCCGCTTTGGTGGCGGCGATCCCGGCGGTGCTGATCACCGCTCTCGTCGATGTCGAATCGGGCGCCGCGCTGGCCTTGGGAATGATTCCGGCGTTGGCGATCGGTATACCCAGGCCACGACGTCGGCGCGTGATCATCCTCGCGGCGTCCGCGATCCTGGGGGTGCCCATCACCCTGGGCGCGGCGGTGTCACCGTGGCCCGCCCTCGCGCTCGCGACATTGCTCATCCTGCCCGTCCTGGCGACCTGGGGTGCTCAGCGGCTCGATCGACCCCGACTGTCGACGCTGCTCATCGTGCTCGCCCCGCCGATGGTCGGCATCGGCCTCAGCCTCGACGGTCTCTCCGCCGGATTACGGCTCACCGGACTGTTCATCGTCGGTGCGATCATCACGTTCATCGTGGCGGTCGCGATCCCCGAAAGTCGGCTCCCCGGGTCCGACGGCAACGCCGGGAGTCCACCGCCTCGACTCCCCGGTGTCGCCTACGGGCTCACCCTCGGTGTGGTCGGCGTGATCACCGCGGGCATCGGGTTCGCGTTCGACCTCGACCACGTCGGCTGGGCGTGCGCGGCGGCGCTGCTGGTCATGCGGCCGGATGCGGCCCTCCAGCAATGGCGCACCATCGGACGGTTCGTGTCGGTACTCGTCGGTGCCGCGGCCGCCGCACTGTTGGTGGAGTCGGCACCGGATTCCTGGGTGTTCGCGGTCGCGGTGGGCGTGGTCCTCGCCGCGGCCGGCGGCACCCGTGGCAGCCGGTGGTACATCCTGCCCGCGTTCACGACGTTCCTGGTCATCCTGATGCTGACCGCCGACGACGTGGCGTCGGCCCCCGGACGCTTCGCCGAACGCACCGGCGAGACAGCCCTCGGCCTCGTCGTCGCCGCGGTGATCGGTTTCGGCGCACCGGCGGTGAGCAGGCGGTTCACGCGCAACCGCTGA
- a CDS encoding MFS transporter codes for MAGSRRWISLAATCTAAGLVWLAFADFGVATPTIADEMHADLGGLQWANNAFSLMAGALVIAAGRFGDIFGQRRILQIGILVFAACSVVAALAPGVGTLIVGRGLMGIGAALILPATLALIPKQFSGAAQLTAFGVWQAVAWGGQALAPAIGGVITDGPGWRWLFWINLPLALVAFLVIRAMTPESVEEDADRRIDWFGLATIGLAVFALLYALTDGPTAGWSSPLVVSLFVAAVVLAVAWVLIERRVAAPLVDLSLFRLRAYDGALTANLMMNLAYAGLSYLLVLWLQNARGYSAVEAGLLMLPATIGIFALIPVGGRLDSRLGGRVPVLIGLVVLAIGMAVLGPLHADSSMWLVAVALVAIGCGLGLLSTPISNTAVGDVPGRLSGTAAGVFKMSSMVGGALGVALLTAITRGLTIADSDRAIQDSGLTGSEVDQARGALVNSSSFADALSRLPAELQKKVTDAVVIAFSHGLGMTMVVTAFLIVVATAAVWWLWPRRGAVVETADADSAP; via the coding sequence ATGGCCGGTTCCCGACGATGGATCTCTCTGGCGGCCACCTGTACCGCCGCCGGCCTGGTGTGGCTGGCGTTCGCCGACTTCGGTGTCGCCACCCCGACGATCGCCGACGAGATGCACGCCGATCTCGGTGGGCTGCAATGGGCGAACAACGCCTTCAGCCTGATGGCGGGGGCACTGGTGATCGCGGCCGGCAGGTTCGGCGACATCTTCGGGCAGCGACGGATACTCCAGATCGGCATCCTGGTGTTCGCCGCCTGCTCGGTGGTCGCCGCCCTCGCACCCGGTGTCGGCACGCTCATCGTCGGCCGCGGGCTGATGGGAATCGGTGCGGCACTGATTCTTCCGGCTACCCTGGCGCTGATCCCCAAGCAGTTCTCCGGCGCCGCACAGTTGACCGCCTTCGGCGTCTGGCAGGCCGTGGCCTGGGGTGGACAGGCGCTCGCACCCGCCATCGGTGGCGTGATCACCGACGGTCCCGGGTGGCGCTGGCTCTTCTGGATCAATCTGCCACTCGCCCTGGTCGCCTTCCTCGTGATCCGCGCCATGACACCGGAATCCGTCGAGGAGGACGCGGATCGCCGAATCGACTGGTTCGGTCTCGCGACCATCGGGCTCGCCGTGTTCGCGTTGCTCTACGCACTGACCGACGGTCCGACGGCCGGGTGGTCGAGCCCATTGGTGGTGTCACTGTTCGTCGCGGCGGTGGTGCTCGCGGTGGCCTGGGTGCTGATCGAGCGCAGGGTCGCCGCGCCCCTGGTGGACCTGTCGCTGTTCCGGCTGCGCGCCTATGACGGTGCGCTGACGGCGAATCTGATGATGAACCTCGCCTATGCCGGGTTGAGTTATCTGCTGGTGCTGTGGCTGCAGAACGCCCGTGGGTACAGCGCGGTGGAGGCGGGTCTGCTGATGCTGCCGGCGACCATCGGCATCTTCGCGCTCATCCCGGTCGGCGGCAGATTGGACAGCCGACTGGGCGGACGCGTCCCGGTGCTGATCGGTCTGGTGGTGCTCGCGATCGGCATGGCCGTACTCGGACCGCTACACGCGGACAGCTCGATGTGGCTGGTGGCGGTCGCGCTGGTGGCGATCGGGTGTGGGCTGGGTCTGCTGTCGACACCCATCTCGAACACCGCGGTCGGCGACGTCCCGGGCCGGCTGTCCGGTACCGCTGCCGGCGTGTTCAAGATGTCGAGCATGGTCGGCGGCGCACTCGGCGTCGCGCTGCTGACGGCGATCACGCGGGGCCTGACCATCGCGGATTCGGATCGCGCCATCCAGGATTCGGGCCTGACGGGCAGCGAGGTCGATCAGGCGCGCGGGGCGCTGGTGAACTCGTCGTCCTTCGCCGACGCGTTGTCCCGGCTGCCGGCCGAGCTGCAGAAGAAGGTGACGGATGCCGTCGTCATCGCGTTCTCTCACGGACTCGGGATGACGATGGTGGTCACCGCGTTCCTGATCGTCGTCGCCACTGCAGCGGTGTGGTGGTTGTGGCCGCGACGCGGAGCAGTTGTCGAGACCGCGGACGCCGACTCCGCACCGTGA
- a CDS encoding dipeptidase, translated as MTDDALRERVRGLMPRAQEDLTAMVGFRSVHDAEQAPPEECDKMVEWLQEAFTEVGLSQVDSHVTADGSKAVTGSLAGPDDAPTVLLYFHHDVQPPLGEDEWDSPVWSLTERGGRWYGRGAADCKGNIAVHLAALRALDGDIPVNIKIVGEGSEEQGTGGMEDFVPKNPELLRADAILVCDSGNFAVGKPSLTTSLRGIANVVVSVETLSSAMHSGMFGGAAPDALAALIAMLASLRDDEGNTTVAGLDASATWPGVDYPADAFRTDANVLDGVDLLGSGRVSDMVWARPAATVLGIDCPPVVGSSASIVPKARARINLRVPPGMNARHAQDALIEHLTAAAPWDVKVSFEREADGSPFTGATSGPGYDTMVDAMKSAYGTDVLLMGQGGSIPLCNVFQETFPDAEIMLLGVEEPQCLIHAPNESVDPTEIENMAIVEATFLREYARRAGLTPR; from the coding sequence ATGACTGACGATGCGCTACGCGAGCGGGTACGCGGACTGATGCCGCGTGCACAGGAGGACCTCACCGCGATGGTGGGCTTTCGTTCGGTGCACGACGCCGAGCAGGCGCCGCCGGAAGAGTGCGACAAGATGGTCGAGTGGCTGCAGGAGGCCTTCACCGAGGTCGGTCTGTCGCAGGTGGATTCGCATGTGACCGCCGACGGCAGCAAGGCCGTGACCGGCAGCCTCGCCGGACCCGACGACGCGCCGACCGTGCTGCTGTACTTCCATCACGACGTCCAGCCACCTCTCGGCGAGGACGAATGGGACTCCCCGGTCTGGTCGCTCACCGAACGCGGCGGCCGGTGGTACGGGCGCGGCGCCGCGGACTGCAAGGGCAACATCGCCGTGCACCTGGCCGCGTTGCGCGCGCTCGACGGCGACATCCCGGTCAACATCAAGATCGTGGGTGAGGGTTCCGAGGAACAGGGCACCGGCGGCATGGAGGACTTCGTGCCGAAGAACCCCGAGTTGCTGCGCGCCGACGCGATCCTGGTGTGCGATTCGGGCAACTTCGCCGTCGGGAAGCCGAGTCTGACAACGAGTCTGCGGGGTATCGCCAATGTCGTCGTCAGCGTCGAGACCCTGTCGTCGGCCATGCATTCCGGCATGTTCGGTGGTGCCGCGCCGGATGCGCTCGCGGCGCTGATCGCGATGCTGGCGTCGCTGCGGGACGACGAGGGCAACACCACCGTCGCCGGTCTCGATGCATCGGCCACGTGGCCCGGCGTCGACTATCCGGCCGATGCGTTCCGGACCGACGCGAACGTGCTCGACGGCGTCGATCTACTCGGTTCCGGTCGGGTGTCGGACATGGTGTGGGCGCGTCCCGCCGCGACCGTGTTGGGCATCGACTGCCCGCCGGTGGTCGGGTCGTCGGCGTCGATCGTGCCGAAGGCCCGGGCGCGCATCAACCTGCGGGTGCCGCCGGGCATGAACGCGCGGCACGCCCAGGACGCGCTGATCGAGCACCTCACCGCGGCTGCGCCGTGGGATGTGAAGGTGTCGTTCGAGCGTGAGGCCGACGGGTCGCCGTTCACCGGCGCGACGTCGGGCCCGGGCTACGACACCATGGTCGATGCGATGAAGTCCGCTTATGGCACCGACGTGCTGCTGATGGGTCAGGGCGGCTCGATCCCGCTGTGCAACGTCTTTCAGGAGACCTTCCCCGACGCCGAGATCATGCTGCTCGGCGTCGAGGAACCGCAATGCCTGATCCATGCGCCCAACGAGAGCGTCGACCCGACCGAGATCGAGAACATGGCGATCGTCGAGGCGACCTTCCTGCGGGAGTATGCGAGACGGGCTGGCCTCACCCCTCGCTGA
- a CDS encoding acyl-CoA dehydrogenase family protein has translation MTTDPETRRTRLIEDAYRIADDVLFPAASDVDRTGEIPSSHWTAIAEAGLFGIAAPEESGGPGLDFAHVIEIMEVMASGCLTTAFTWLQHHGVVITLTGTSNDTLRDELFEATAAGRLRAGVAYAGVVPTPPRMRATRIPGGWRFDGQAPFVSGWGIVDLLQISARDVDTDDVLAAVIPLAPAPAAITVTPLHLSVADGTRTVALAVENLVIPDDRVVSRVSLDDFFASQNIGVRINGTLPLGLLRRCAALLDISGHTPAARALRERGSAVRARLDSGVTDADTLISARADGAQLALEAAAALIAADGGRGLLRGNHPERLAREAAFTLVAASRPQLKDLLVERFSEG, from the coding sequence TGTTGTTCCCGGCCGCGTCCGACGTCGACCGGACCGGCGAGATCCCCTCGTCGCATTGGACCGCCATCGCGGAGGCCGGGCTGTTCGGGATCGCCGCGCCAGAGGAATCCGGCGGTCCCGGACTGGATTTCGCGCACGTCATCGAGATCATGGAGGTGATGGCGAGCGGATGCCTCACCACCGCGTTCACCTGGCTCCAGCATCACGGCGTGGTCATCACACTCACCGGCACCTCGAACGACACACTCCGCGACGAACTCTTCGAGGCGACAGCGGCCGGGCGGCTTCGCGCGGGTGTCGCCTACGCGGGTGTCGTGCCCACCCCGCCACGAATGCGCGCGACCCGCATCCCGGGCGGATGGCGCTTCGACGGCCAGGCGCCGTTCGTGAGTGGTTGGGGCATAGTCGATCTGTTGCAGATCTCCGCACGCGACGTCGACACAGATGACGTACTCGCTGCGGTGATCCCGCTCGCTCCGGCACCCGCAGCGATCACCGTCACGCCGCTGCACCTGAGCGTCGCGGATGGCACCCGGACCGTGGCGCTCGCCGTGGAGAACCTCGTCATCCCGGACGACCGCGTCGTGAGCCGGGTGAGCCTCGACGACTTCTTCGCATCCCAGAACATCGGGGTGCGCATCAACGGCACACTGCCACTGGGCCTGCTCCGTCGCTGCGCCGCCCTGCTCGACATCTCCGGCCACACTCCGGCCGCGCGTGCCCTACGCGAACGCGGCAGCGCGGTGCGCGCTCGGCTCGATTCCGGTGTGACCGACGCGGATACGCTTATCTCGGCTCGCGCCGACGGCGCACAACTCGCCCTCGAGGCCGCGGCCGCACTCATCGCCGCCGACGGCGGCCGCGGCCTGTTGCGCGGCAATCACCCCGAGCGACTGGCCCGTGAAGCCGCCTTCACCCTCGTCGCGGCGAGTCGCCCGCAGCTCAAGGATCTTCTGGTGGAACGCTTCAGCGAGGGGTGA